Proteins encoded together in one Acanthochromis polyacanthus isolate Apoly-LR-REF ecotype Palm Island chromosome 12, KAUST_Apoly_ChrSc, whole genome shotgun sequence window:
- the si:ch211-79k12.2 gene encoding zinc finger protein 436, with the protein MDKDKCSDVPAQCSWMDMHQFIGDLITSGNSSKNQPDVLNATAWGVAAAAAGSLGFKAAPLEPLQPLRPAQDKTEPRRQIQPGPSQRKGESRDRREGRDVHHACTCPGCPYFGSPPPFETLTPRQSLSTPAHSEAVCHPKDLSSTAPVSLGMCLPDTTVPSSSSAASQLETRPPNRPQSDDADRRTQSRDQNSDAPASRASSGSVSHFSMFPCLCCHRGLQTCSQLLSHQEGSDSPFSHTHAHHHFHHHHCPLTSCLPCPQLAHSSQLSAPFPCLSCQCSFPTCSQVCHHQHRQTQQPEERGRTVATLQSLHPCMHCSASFSRPSQLLQHQRSEHAHKPSGFLCTECGRAFNSHSNLRIHLNVHTGARPYTCSDCGKSFSQSGALKIHRRIHTGERPYSCGFCGRGFPHLAGVRAHQRTHTGEKPYRCNQCGKCFTQSGALKIHTRIHTGERPFVCSICGKGFSNRSGIRFHYRTVHGLAPEHGGEGAAGGVYRGPAGRGCPPGRPRTLPPTTIGLNSPNSPDDDSNAAPHSEDSSELIATHPGSTLFERKSQSEGAAGNRDGLLYACEDCGLRFKDAPSRNRHQTLVHYSHEGREEEEEEEEEQRSRGKSSAQMRESGITVNEGE; encoded by the exons ATGGACAAAGACAAGTGTAGCGACGTT CCCGCTCAGTGCTCCTGGATGGATATGCACCAGTTCATCGGTGACCTTATCACATCTGGAAACTCCTCCAAGAACCAGCCAGATGTGCTGAACGCAACTGCGTGGGGTGTGgcggctgcagctgctggttcTCTGGGCTTCAAAGCTGCTCCTCTGGAACCTCTTCAGCCACTTCGACCGGCCCAGGACAAGACAGAACCCAGGAGACAGATCCAGCCTGGGCCTTCACAGAGGAAAGGAGAGTCCAGAGACCGGAGAGAAG GTCGAGATGTGCATCATGCCTGCACCTGCCCCGGCTGCCCTTACTTCGGCTCCCCTCCTCCTTTTGAGACTTTAACACCCAGACAATCTTTGTCTACGCCGGCGCACTCTGAGGCAGTCTGCCACCCTAAAGATCTCAGCAGCACTGCTCCGGTGAGCCTCGGTATGTGTTTACCCGACACCACCGTaccaagcagcagcagcgccgCGTCCCAGCTGGAAACCAGGCCGCCCAATCGACCACAGAGCGATGACGCAGACAGAAGGACTCAGAGCCGAGATCAGAACTCTGACGCTCCCGCCTCCAGAGCGTCTTCAGGCTCCGTGTCCCACTTCTCCATGTTTCCTTGCTTGTGCTGCCACCGCGGCCTGCAGACCTGCAGCCAGCTGCTGAGCCACCAGGAAGGATCCGACTCCCCGTTTTCTCACACCCACGCCCATCATcatttccaccaccaccactgccCGCTAACGTCGTGTTTGCCGTGTCCTCAGCTCGCCCACTCCTCACAGCTCTCTGCTCCTTTTCCCTGCTTGTCCTGCCAGTGCTCCTTTCCCACCTGCAGCCAGGTCTGCCACCACCAGCACAGACAAACCCAGCAGCCCGAGGAGAGAGGCAGGACGGTCGCCACGCTGCAGTCGCTGCATCCCTGCATGCACTGCTCCGCCTCTTTTTCCAGACCgtctcagctgctgcagcaccaGCGCTCCGAGCACGCACACAAGCCCTCCGGCTTCCTCTGCACCGAGTGCGGCAGGGCTTTTAACTCTCACAGCAACCTCCGCATACACCTCAACGTGCACACCGGCGCCCGGCCCTACACCTGCTCCGACTGTGGGAAGAGCTTCAGCCAGTCAGGAGCTCTGAAGATCCACCGGCGGATTCACACGGGCGAAAGGCCGTACTCCTGTGGCTTCTGCGGTAGAGGGTTTCCCCATCTGGCCGGAGTCCGGGCCCACCAGAGGACccacacaggagagaaacccTATCGCTGTAACCAGTGTGGGAAGTGTTTCACCCAGTCAGGCGCTCTAAAGATCCACACCAGAATCCACACAGGAGAGAGGCCCTTTGTCTGCAGCATCTGTGGGAAAGGCTTTTCCAACCGCTCCGGGATTCGCTTCCACTACCGCACAGTTCACGGGCTAGCTCCTGAACACGGCGGGGAGGGAGCAGCTGGAGGTGTGTATCGAGGACCCGCAGGTCGGGGTTGTCCGCCTGGGCGCCCCAGGACTTTACCTCCCACCACAATCGGGTTAAACTCTCCCAACAGTCCTGACGACGACTCAAACGCAGCTCCACActctgaagattcttcagagTTGATTGCCACTCATCCCGGCTCTACCTTGTTTGAGCGGAAATCTCAGTCTGAGGGAGCAGCCGGGAACAGAGACGGGCTGCTGTACGCTTGTGAAGACTGTGGGCTGCGTTTTAAAGACGCCCCGTCCAGGAACAGACACCAGACTCTGGTTCACTACTCCCACGAggggagagaagaggaggaggaagaggaggaggagcagaggagcagaggaaagAGTTCAGCACAAATGAGAGAGTCCGGGATCACAGTGAATGAAGGTGAATAA
- the wu:fe05a04 gene encoding zinc finger protein 878: MSIEYTIDIQLTELGFPDILQPQEASDRETPCHPTSPGDSPSHSPASFSTSHKQRHVIRDEKEASTAKLTSNSQQNTVVYVSSPPAETLPDKQVNSVQSPQDEPAVNGTERSEMTVDDSPAGADSPQLITDEGGRNTARQGPAEGQQNVDDDSDDSEVSDLYEEEEADEEDDEEEDGISDESGHSGDYRCSICHLQLPSQFKLQDHMNLHTGARPYCCAECGKRFCQIYNYRVHLRTHALVKVDRPQCRICLVSFPAQVDLNRHLSRTHLEDEFYECDLCKRVFTSLKACENHVQLHKCMLNVVCDVCGRNFSSPKSLARHRKKSCHRNYKCTDCPKTFTKKNALLKHSFSHLGLLPYTCIRCRRHFRLAKLYRQHKCEPERIHCVACLREFLSQEDFQQHKKDTGCWGNQDRNVTTDEIRCLECGQRFDTSEELKKHAGAHQRVLKCAECGKGFRSALLLMSHMGGHAGKSPCLCQSCGFGFPHQQNYDSHLKTCGQTLPSQSAPKKRQTSKSSLPDTKKPGAKPDSSTAAATVAAPVFVSANPAAPVQDCSSPGLVTAGVSAGSAPSDGVWKLTLNEQPPPGVELVVFVPVCPTQTNGLPLPSAIPQTLPVTAMQALPQASSPLLPGNLAVSAALGAPLDLVTGIKQEPEAPLDLSKKRSSSESAPTNIPLPPVKGEPEESEISGQINGTERHEFKKRTTKTEEKMAPSGPVMGIKSELLGLDLCLSRTRQPADSKPDEEVKMEVGISNPPCADMET, from the exons ATGTCCATTGAATACACCATTGATATCCAGCTGACGGAGTTGGGATTCCCAGACATCCTGCAGCCACAGGAGGCTTCGGATAGGGAGACACCCTGTCACCCCACGTCGCCTGGTGACTCCCCCAGTCACTCCCCCGCTTCTTTTTCAACCAGTCATAAGCAAAGACATGTGATCAGAGATGAGAAAGAAGCAAGTACAGCAAAACTGACCTCCAACTCCCAGCAAAACACAGTGGTTTATGTGTCGTCACCTCCGGCAGAGACATTGCCCGATAAACAGGTAAATTCTGTACAGAGTCCACAAGATGAACCAGCTGTCAACGGGACTGAAAGGTCAGAGATGACTGTAGATGATTCCCCTGCTGGAGCAGACAGTCCCCAGCTGATCACTGATGAAGGTGGCAGAAATACTGCTAGGCAGGGACCAGCAGAGGGCCAACAGAATGTGGATGATGACTCGGACGACAGTGAAGTTTCAGATCTGTATGAGGAAGAAGAGGCTGACGAGGAAGACGACGAGGAAGAGGACGGAATAAGCGATG AGTCGGGTCATTCAGGTGATTACCGCTGCAGCATCTGCCATCTCCAGCTGCCCTCCCAATTCAAGCTCCAAGACCACATGAACCTGCACACAGGAGCGCGTCCGTACTGCTGTGCGGAATGTGGCAAGCGCTTCTGCCAGATCTATAACTACCGCGTCCACCTGCGCACTCACGCCCTGGTCAAAGTGGATCGTCCCCAGTGTCGCATCTGCCTGGTGAGCTTCCCCGCGCAGGTGGATCTGAACAGACACCTGTCCAGAACTCACCTCGAGGACGAGTTTTACGAGTGCGACCTGTGCAAACGCGTGTTTACCTCGCTGAAGGCGTGCGAAAACCACGTGCAGCTCCACAAATGCATGCTGAATGTCGTGTGCGACGTGTGCGGCCGCAATTTCTCCTCCCCAAAATCCCTGGCGCGCCACCGGAAGAAAAGCTGCCATCGCAATTATAAATGCACGGACTGCCCCAAGACCTTCACCAAGAAGAACGCCCTCCTCAAACACAGCTTCTCCCATCTGGGTTTGCTGCCGTACACCTGCATTCGATGCCGCCGCCACTTCCGCCTGGCGAAGCTGTACCGCCAACACAAGTGCGAACCCGAACGCATTCACTGCGTGGCGTGTCTGAGGGAGTTCCTCAGTCAGGAGGACTTCCAGCAGCACAAAAAGGACACGGGCTGCTGGGGCAACCAGGACAGGAACGTGACAACGGATGAGATCAGGTGTTTGGAGTGCGGACAGAGATTCGACACTTCGGAGGAGCTGAAGAAACACGCCGGGGCTCACCAGAGGGTGCTCAAGTGCGCCGAATGTGGGAAGGGGTTCCGCTCGGCGCTGCTGTTAATGTCCCACATGGGCGGTCACGCTGGCAAGTCGCCCTGCCTTTGTCAGAGCTGTGGATTCGGCTTCCCCCACCAGCAGAACTACGACAGCCACCTTAAAACCTGCGGACAAACACTTCCATCTCAG AGTGCTCCCAAGAAACGTCAGACCTCGAAGAGCTCTTTGCCCGACACGAAAAAGCCCGGTGCAAAACCAGACTCGTCGACTGCAGCAGCCACAGTCGCTGCgcctgtttttgtttcagcCAATCCTGCTGCACCAGTTCAGGACTGCAGCAGCCCAGGACTTGTGACGGCGGGCGTGTCTGCTGGCTCCGCTCCATCAGACGGGGTTTGGAAGCTAACTCTCAACGAACAGCCGCCTCCCGGAGTCGAACTCGTCGTGTTTGTTCCTGTCTGTCCAACTCAAACCAATGGGCTTCCACTCCCGTCTGCAATCCCTCAGACTCTACCAGTCACAGCTATGCAAGCCCTGCCTCAAGCGTCCTCCCCACTCCTTCCAGGTAACCTCGCCGTGAGCGCTGCTCTCGGAGCCCCCCTGGATCTCGTAACTGGGATTAAACAGGAACCAGAAGCACCTCTGGACTTGTCTAAGAAGCGCAGCTCATCGGAGTCCGCGCCAACCAAcattcctcttcctcctgtaaAAGGTGAGCCGGAAGAGAGTGAAATTTCAGGGCAGATTAATGGTACTGAAAGACATGAATTTAAGAAACGCACAACAAAGACCGAGGAGAAGATGGCACCATCTGGACCAGTGATGGGTATAAAAAGTGAGCTTCTTGGTCTTGATTTGTGCTTATCCAGAACCAGACAACCCGCAGACAGCAAGCCGGATGAAGAAGTTAAGATGGAAGTTGGCATTTCAAACCCTCCCTGTGCTGATATGGAGACTTGA